CCAgtatttaaaatttaatatgTATACGTGGTGTTTGGAGCTAGAACACAGGGCTAGGTCAAGAATAATTAAAATTCCAGGTTTAGTTATTGCAATTATAGCTCAGTTCAGATACCATGGGCTGATGCTGTAATTTTGTGAATACATCTTGAATGAGGGCTTTAAGAAGAAAGCTAGCTTATACGCCAAATAGAAAAGCTATGAAatgctggtgttgagagtGCTGTGACAAACAAACACTTAACTGAGCTTAGATAGCGTATGGACTATGAACTATTTCTTGACGGTCCTATTGAGTTTTGTCCACCTATCCTCTGTTCTTCGAGAAAGATTTACCCTGCGCTATAAACTCCTCCGCATTTTTCGACCAGATCGATTTATTCTGCGCCACAAACTCTTCCGTGCTCTGCGGTGGGTGGCCAATAATCTTCTCAAACAAATCATTAGTACCAGCCATAAGACCATCACGATGCATCTGGCCCGCTGCGTCGAAATGTTGCTCCAGGTACGGTATTTCAACGGGCGAGAATGACCGAATCAAGGCGCTGGCCTTGACTTGCTCGAAGCGAATTTTCCTTCCAAGGTGCTTCGAGAGAACATCGGCAATCTCGGGCGGCGTCAGCTCTGTAGGGCCAGAGAGGGGGTATGACTGTCCCCCATGGCCGGCCGGGTTCTCAAGCAGCGTGGCGGTCAGCTCTCCTATGTCTTCAGTAGAGACTGAGGCAAATTTGCCCGTTGAGCTAAAAGGAACGGCGaagcaatcttcttctctgatTGCTTTGCTAGCATAAATAAGCCATTCATGGAAAATCGTTGGTTGCAGATGCGTGACAGGCGTGCCAGCCCAATCAAAAACACGCTCCGACAGCCAGTGGTTAATGGAAGCATTGCTAGGGACTTCCCCTCTGGCAACGATTTGAGACATGTTGACGATGTATTCGGCTTTGGCCTCTTTAGCCGCCTGAGCAAAAATAGTAGTGGCATCGATGAGCCCTGGCTGTACAGGATAGCAAAAATAAGCTCTCTTGACGCCCTCAAATGCGCGTCGGACTGAGCGCAAATCAAGGAGATTTCCAACGACGACTTCAGCGCCTTGAGCTTCAAGTTGGCGCGAGCGATCATCTTCCTTGTGGACAAATGCACGCACAGAAAGACCTTTCTGCAACAGATATTTGATTGTAGAGCGTCCAGTGGACCCCGTGGCGCCAGTGATGAGAATTGGAGTCATTGTGAGACTGATTGTGGTAGCAGTAATACTTGACAAAGTTGC
This genomic stretch from Trichoderma breve strain T069 chromosome 1, whole genome shotgun sequence harbors:
- a CDS encoding nmrA-like family domain-containing protein; this encodes MTPILITGATGSTGRSTIKYLLQKGLSVRAFVHKEDDRSRQLEAQGAEVVVGNLLDLRSVRRAFEGVKRAYFCYPVQPGLIDATTIFAQAAKEAKAEYIVNMSQIVARGEVPSNASINHWLSERVFDWAGTPVTHLQPTIFHEWLIYASKAIREEDCFAVPFSSTGKFASVSTEDIGELTATLLENPAGHGGQSYPLSGPTELTPPEIADVLSKHLGRKIRFEQVKASALIRSFSPVEIPYLEQHFDAAGQMHRDGLMAGTNDLFEKIIGHPPQSTEEFVAQNKSIWSKNAEEFIAQGKSFSKNRG